Below is a genomic region from Gemmobacter sp. 24YEA27.
CGGCCAGCGGGGTGATCTGGTCACTCACCACGCGCCGCCCAGCCAGCTTGTCCAGCGCGGCCAAAGCGCCAGCCCGCCAATGCCCCGCCACAAGAGCCAGAATACCAGGCGGCTTGCGCAAATCAGCCGAGCGGGGTCTGTCATGACAGCGAGACTGCATAGCGATCCCAGAGCGAACAAGGGGAAAGGCCCATGCCGGCGTCTCTCCCGGCGGCGCTTCGCAAGATTGAGGCGTTGGCCTTGCCGCGAAAGGCGGCAACGATTAGCTTCGCCGCAGACAAACTTACCTTGCGCAAACACCTGCGCAGACTTCGGAGTGAGTGACTTGCAGCAGACCGCCCCCCCTTCGATGTCGGCCCAGGATGCCCTCGTCGCCGTGATGATCGCCTGTTCGGCCTCGGACCAGAATATGCGTACGGCCGAGCTGGTGGCGATTCAGAGCATGGTCAATCTGATGCCGGTTTTCTCGGGCTATGATACCGACAGGATGCGGCGCGTGTCGCAGACGGTCTTTGACCTCTTCGAGGAAGAAGACGGGCTTGATGCGTTTTTCGGCCTGATCCGCGATGCCCTGCCCGAACGGCTGCATGAGACCGCCTATGCGCTGGCCTGTGATGTCGTGACCGCAGACGGGCGCCACAGCCAGGAAGAACTCCGGATGCTCGAAGAGCTGCGCGAGGAACTTCGGATCGACCGCCTCCATGCCGCCGCGATTGAATGGGCGGCGCGGGTGCGGCATTTGCGGGCCTGAACAGGCGGGACCGCCCGGGTGCCCTCCGGGCGATCTTAGCCCCCGAACGGATCCGCCGGATAGCCAACTCCGGTCAGATAAAGTCCCTCGGGCGGGCAGACCGGGCCACAGGCGGCGCGGTCTTTCGCCTCCAGGGCCTCTTTCACGCGGGCCGGCGGCCAGCCGCCCGCCCCCACCCGCTCCAGCGTACCGACGACCGAACGGACCTGATTGTGCAGGAAACTGCGGGCGCGCAGGTAAAAGCGGAATTCCTGCCCCCCCGCGCAGGGGACTTCCTCGATTGAGATTTCATCGATCGTCTTCACCGGGCTTTGCGCCTGGCACATGGTCGACCGGAAGGTGGTGAAGTCATGAAGCCCGATCAGATGCGCAGCCCCTGCCCGCATCGCCCCGAGATCCAGCGCTCCCCGCACCTGCCACATAAGCCCCGCCTCCAGCACCGCCGGCGCGCGCCGGGCCATAAGGCGGAACATGTAGCGCCGTTCCAGCGCCGAAAACCGCGCATGGAAATCGGGTTCCACCCGCGCGCAGGCGGTGATCGCCACCGGCTGTGGTCTCAGATGCCAGTTGAGTGCCTCGGCAAGTCGAAACGGCTCCCAGTCTTTCGCAAGATCGGCATGGGCCACCTGCCCCGTCGCGTGAACGCCTGCATCGGTCCGGCCGGCGGCGGCGATGCGATGCTCGCCCGGTTCCAGCTTCGCCAGGGCCTCTTCAATCGCCTGCTGCACCGAAGGCTGCCCCCCGCCTGGCGCTGCCAGCCGTTGAACGGAGCCCCGTTATACTCGATCCTGAATGCAAAGCGCGCCATTCCCGCCGCTTAGCCCAGAAGCCCCCCTTCGTCCACCTTCCCAAGCAGCAAGGCGCGCCCTATCTTCCCACCGACAGAACAGGGGGCGGGTTTGGCACTTTTCGGCATCACCGACGGCATCGCGCGCGGGATCGATCAGACCCAGGCGGGGATCTCCGGCCTCTTGTTTGAACCCGTGCTGCGACTGGGCGTCACCGGCCTGTCGCGCGCCGGGAAGACCGTCTTCATCACCTCGCTGATCGCCAATCTTTTGCACCGGGGCCGGATGCTGCAACTGAGCGCCGCGCGCGAGGGGCGGATCGAGACCGTCCATCTTCAACCGCAACCCGACCTGACGCTGCCGCGTTTCGAGTATGAGACCCATCTTGCAGCGCTGACCGGCGATGATCCGCGCTGGCCGGCCTCGACCCGCTCGATCTCCGAGCTGCGCCTGTCGTTTCGCACCCGTCCCTCGGGATGGTTCGCGGGGTTTCGCGGGCCACAGATCCTGCATCTGGATATTGTGGATTATCCCGGCGAATGGCTGCTGGATCTGGCGCTGATGGAAAAAACCTTCGCCACCTGGTCCGAAGACACCCTTGCACTGGTGGCGAAACGCGCGCCCCGCCTGGCCGAGGCGCGCGAGTTTCTGGCGCTGGCCCGGGCCGAAGATGGCGCGCTGCCGCTGGACGAGGCCCGCTTACAGCTGCTGACAGCGGGCTTCACGCGCTATCTGACCGCCGCCCGTGCCGCCGGCTGGTCGGATTGTACACCCGGCCGGTTCTTGCTGCCCGGGGATCTCGCCGGCTCGCCCGTCCTGACCTTTGCCCCGATCCCCGAGCCGTCAGAGGCCGGGCGCGGATCGCTCTGGCGCGAGATGGCACGGCGGTTCGAGGGTTATAAGGCTAAGGTGGTGACGCCGTTTTTCCGCGACCATTTTTCCCGGGTTGATCGCCAGATCGTGCTGATGGATGTGCTGGGCGCGATCCATAAGGGGCCGCAGGCGGTCGAGGATCTGCGGAAGGTCATGGCCGAGGTGCTGACCGCCTTTCGCGTCGGGCGTGCCTCCTGGCTGTCATCGCTGATCGGGGCCAGGCGGGTGGCCAGGATCCTTTTCGCGGCGACCCGAGCCGACCATCTGCACCATGAACAGCACCCTGCCCTGACCGCCATCACCGAGGCACTGGTCGCCGATGCGAAGGGGCGCGCCGAATTTGCCGGTGCCGAGGTGGCGGCTTTGTCGCTCGCGAGCCTGCGGGCCACGGTTGAGGAGACCGTGGAACGTGGCGGCGTCCCGCTGCCCGCCGTGCGTGGGCGGCTTCTGACCAGCGGAAAACAGGCGGTGATGTATCCCGGCGCGCTGCCCGCAGATCCGGCGCGGATCCTCTCGCCGGCGCGCGAGGGTGCATCAGACTGGCTCGACGCGGAATTCGGCATGATGGAATTCGCGCCCGCGCGGCTTTCGCTGAAACCGGGCGACGGACCGCCGCATATCCGCCTCGACCGCGCCGTCGAATTTCTGATCGGAGACCGGCTGTGACCCAATCCCCCACCGCCCCTTTGTCGAGGAAATCCATGCGGATGACATCCCCGAGGCCGATCCTGGCGCCGCACCGCCGATCAGCGATCTGCCCGGGGCGGATCTCATGCTGGAGCAGCTGGCACGCGCTGCCGGAGCGCGGCGCTCGGGTCTGACACGCGCCGCGATCTGGGTGTTTTCAACGCTTTTCACCTTTGTTCTCGGGTCGCGGCCTGGGATTTCACCGCCTCGCTTTTCACCCGCAATGCGGTTCTGGGCTGGATCGCCTTTGTGCTGATCGCGCTGGCGGTTCTGATCGCGCTGATCATGGCCGCGCGTGAGGCAATGGGTTTTGCCCGGATCGCGCGGCTTGACCATCTGCGCGCCCGCGCGGTTTCGGCGCATGTGAATGCCGATCTGAAGGCCGCGCGCAGCGTGACCGGAAGCATCACCAACCTTTACAGCGCGCGTGCCGAGGCCGCCTGGGGGCTGAAACGGTTTGAGGACCATCAGGCCGAGGTGCTGGACGCCGATGCGGTGCTGGCCCTGGCCGAGACCGAGATCCTCGCGCCGCTCGATGCCGCTGCACGGGCCGAAATCGAGGCCGCTGCGCGGCGCGTCGCTCTGGTGACGGCGCTTGTGCCGCTGGCTTTGGCGGATGTGGCGGCGGTTCTCTATTCCAATCTCGCGATGATCCGGCGGATTGCGATGATCTATGGCGGCCGGTCGGGAACACTGGGCAGCTGGAGCCTTTTGCGCCGGGTGTTTTCCTCGCTGCTGGCGGCGGGGGCGGTGTCGCTGGCGGATGATCTGATGGGATCTGTGGCAGGCGGCGGGGTGCTGTCAAAACTGTCGCGCCGCTTTGGCGAGGGGGTGGTCAATGGCGCGCTGACGGCCCGGATCGGGGTGGCCGCAATGGAGCAATGCCGGCCATTGCCGTTTCGTGCCCTGCCCCGGCCCGGGGTTTCGGGGCTGGTGTCGCGGGCGCTTGCAGGGCTGATCCCGCGCGGGGGGTGATTGTTGCGCGCATGGGGGCGCTGCCCCCGTCTGCCTTTGGCAGACTCCCCCGGGATATTTAAGGCCAGATGAAAGACGCAGAAAAAGGCCCCGGAAGACGTTTCCGGGGCCTTTTGTTTCGTATCAGGCTTTCAGGTCGAAACGGTCGCCGTTCATCACCCTGACCCAGGCTTTGACGAAGTCCTGGACCAGCTTTTCCTTGTTGTCGTCCTGGGCATAAACCTCGGCAATCGCGCGCAGGATCGAGTTCGAGCCGAAGACGAGGTCAACGCGGGTGGCCGAGTAAACCTTCGCACCGGTCTTGCGGTCCTGGATCTCATAGGTCGATTTCGACACCGGCACCCATTTGAACGCCATATCGGTCAGCGTGGCGAAGAAGTCGTTCGTGAGCGCGCCTGGGGTCTGCGTGAAGACACCATGCGCAGAACCTGCATGGTTCGCGCCGATCACCCGCAGCCCGCCCAGAAGGACGGTCATTTCCGGCGCGCTCAGACCCATCAGCTGGGCCCGGTCAAGCAGAAGCTCCTCGGGAGAGACGGTGTAATCGGCTTTGACCCAGTTGCGGAAGCCGTCATGGATCGGCTCCAGCGGCCCGAAGCTTTCCGCATCGGTCTGGGCGTCGGTTGCATCGCCACGGCCCGGTGCGAAGGGGACCTCGACAGGGAAACCAGCCGCTTTCGCGGCCTGTTCCACGCCGACACCGCCCGCCAGCACGATCACATCGGCGAGGCTCGCGCCTGCGGCCTGCGCGAGCGGGCCAAGCACCGAGAGGACGCGCGCCAGACGGGCGGGCTCGTTGCCTTCCCAGTCTTTTTGCGGCGCGAGCCGGATGCGGGCCCCGTTCGCACCGCCGCGATTGTCGGAATGGCGGAAGGTGCGCGCGGAATCCCAGGCGGTGGCCACCAGATCCTGCACCGAAAGGCCGGAAGCGGCGATTTTGGCCTTCAGCCCGGTCACATCATAGCCGGTCGCCCCGGTCGGGACCGGGTCCTGCCAGATCAGATCTTCCGCCGGCACATCCGGGCCGACATAACGCGATTTCGGGCCGAGGTCGCGATGGGTCAGCTTGAACCAGGCGCGGGCGAAGACTTCGGAAAAATACGCCTGGTCCTCTTTGAACCGGAGCGAGATCTCGCGGTAGCCCGGATCCACCCGCAGCGCCATATCGGCATCGGTCATCATCGGCATGACGCGGATCGACGGGTCTTCCACATCGACCGGCTTGTCTTCTTCGGCAATGAAAACCGGCTCCCACTGATGCGCACCGGCGGGCGTCGTCACGATATGCCATTCATGTTTGAAGAGCATCTCGAAGAAGCCATTATCCCACTGCGTCGGATGGGTGGTCCAGGCGCCTTCCAGCCCCGACACGACCGTGTCGCGACCCACGCCGCGCCCATTGGTGTTGATCCAGCCAAGGCCCTGGAATTCCGGGCCGGCAGCTTCGGGATCGGGCGAAAGATTTGCCGCCGAGCCATTCCCGTGGCATTTGCCGATCGTATGGCCGCCCGCGGTCAGCGCCACGGTTTCCTCGTCATTCATCGCCATGCGCGAGAAGGTCTCGCGCATCTGCGCCGCCGTTTTCAGCGGGTCCGAGACGCCGTTGACCCCTTCCGGGTTCACATAGATCAGGCCCATCTGCACCGCCGCCAGCGGGTTTTCCAGCGTGGCCGGGGTGGCAACATCACCATAGCGGCTGTCAGAGGGCGCCAGCCATTCCTTCTCGGATCCCCAATAGGTGTCCTTCTCGGGATGCCAGATGTCTTCACGGCCAAAGGCGAAGCCGAAGGTCTTCAGACCGGCAACCTCATAGGCAATCGTGCCGGCCAGCAGGATCAGGTCGGCCCAGGAAACCGCATTGCCGTATTTCTTTTTGATCGGCCACAGCAGACGCCGGCCCTTGTCGGTATTGACGTTGTCGGGCCAGGAATTCAGCGGCGCAAAGCGCTGGTTGCCGGTATTGCCGCCGCCGCGCCCGTCGGTCACACGGTAGGACCCCGCCATATGCCAGGCGGTGCGGGCGAACATGCCGACATAGGAGCCGTAATCCGCCGGCCACCAGTCCTGGCTGTCATTCATCAAAGCGCGCAGATCGGCCTTCAGGCCTTCGACATCAAGGGTTTTCAGCGCCTCGCGATAGCTGAAATTCTGCCCCAGCGGATTGGTCTTGCTGTCCTGCTGGCTGAGAATGTCGAGGTTCAGCGCATTCGGCCACCAGGCCATCACACTTTGGCCCAGCTCGGTATTTGCCCCATGGATAACCGGGCATTTGCCACCCGATCTTACATCATTTCCGTCCATTTTTCCTCCGACAGGCTGCGGTTTATCGCGTAGCGCGTATCTCCTGGCATGGCGCGGGCCGACCTTTTGCCGAATCCCCCGTCTGCCTGGCTGCGCTCAGGTCTAGCCAGGTTTTGGAATAATTCAAAATTGCAAAAACTTACTTCTGCGATAAGGTGTTCTTATGAATGCACTGTCTATGAAACATCTGCGCTATTTCGAAGCGCTCTCACGGATCGGCCATTTCGGGCGTGCCGCCGAGGCCTGTGCGATCTCACAGCCGGCGCTGTCGATGCAGATCCGCGAGCTGGAGGCTCTGATCGGCGCGCCGCTGGTGGAACGCGCGGCACGACAGGTCCGTCTGACCGCTCTGGGCGAGGAATTTGCCACCCGTGCCCGTGATATCCTGCGGCGCGTCGACCAGCTTGGCGATCTGGTGCGCGCTGCGGGCGACGAGCCGGGCGGCATTTTGCGGATCGGTGTCATTCCGACGGTCGCGCCCTATCTTCTCCCCGGCCTGATCCAGCATCTGACCCGACGCTGGCCCGCGCTTGATCTGCGCCCGCGCGAGGCGGTGACGCGCACCCTTTTGACCGATCTGACCGAGGGGCGGCTTGACCTTGCCATCCTTGCCTTGCCGGTCTCGGAACCCGCGCTTGAGGAGGTGCCGCTGATCGAGGAGGAATTCCTGCTGGTCCGCCCCCGCTCGGATGCCGGACGCCCGGTGCCGGATGCGGCGCGGCTGGCCGAGATGAGGCTTCTTTTGCTGGAAGAGGGCCATTGCTTCCGCGATCAGGCGCTGTCCTTTTGCAAGATCCCGGCCTCCCGCGCGCCGCGCGATCTGATGGAGGGCAGCTCGCTCTCGACGCTGGTGCAGATGGTCGGTGCGGGAATCGGGGTGACACTGATTCCCGAAATGGCGCTGCCGATCGAGACGAAATCGGCCCAGGTTGCCGTCGACCGGCTTGCCGCACCGCATCCGAAACGTGTGATCGGCATGGTCTGGCGCCGGTCAAACCCGCTTGGCCCCCAGCTTGTTCGGATTGCTGCACTGCTGAAGCAAAGTCTGCCCGTCATGCTGCCACCGCAAAGCCCACCGTATGGCGGCCCGCATCAGCCCTGATTTTACGCGCCTTTCCTGCGCGCGCCGCCGGCGTCCGCCTTGCTGCTCTGCAGCGGCTGCACGGAAATCCGGCAGTCGCCGGAAAATGCGCCAACAGCTTTCCTTATATTCAACTTTATTTCTTGTGTGTTTGTTTGTCTGGTTGTTAGGATTGCTTTGCGCCAGAGCTAATAGGGAGCCGCTTCGATGTGCGGGATTGTTGGACTTTTTCTGAAGGACCGTTCGCTGGAGCCCGATCTGGGCCGTTTGCTGACGGATATGCTGATCACGATGACGGATCGCGGTCCTGATTCTGCGGGGATCGCGATTTACGGCGATGATGCGGGGGGCAAGCTGACGGTTCAGTCTGCCTTTGCGGATCGCGATTTTGCGACGCTTGAGGCGGATCTCGGGGCGGCGATCGGGGCGAAGGTTTCGCTTTCGCGCAAGGACAGCCATGCGATCCTGACGCTTGCGGCGGATAAGATCGCGCCTGCGCGGGCGGCCCTTGCGGCTCTGCGGCCGGATGTGCGGGTGATGAGCGCCGGCGATTCGATCGAGATCTATAAAGAGACCGGGTTGCCGAAAGATGTGGCGGCGCGCTTTGGCGTCTCCAAAATGTCGGGCCGGCACGGGATCGGCCATACGCGGATGGCGACCGAATCGGCGGTCACCACCATGGGGGCACACCCGTTCTCGACCGGGCTTGATCAGTGCCTCGTCCATAACGGCTCGCTCTCGAACCACAATTCGCTGCGCCGCGAGCTGATCCGCGACGGCGTGACGTTCGAGACCCAGAACGATACCGAAGTCGCTGCCGCCTGGCTGTCGCATCAGCTGGCCCAGGGCGTCGAGCTTGGTGACGCGCTGCGCGCCGGTCTTGATGTGCTGGACGGGTTCTACACCTTCGTCGTCGGCACCAAAGACGGCTTTGGCGTGGTGCGCGACCCGATCGCCTGCAAACCGGCGGTCATGGCCGAGACCGATCAATATGTCGCTTTCGGATCGGAATACCGCGCGCTGGTCAACCTGCCGGGGATCGAGGACGCCCGCGTCTGGGAACCGGAACCCGCAACCGTCTATTTCTGGAAGCACTGATATGCAGACGATTGACCTTGCAACCACCACTCTGCGCGACCTGAACGCGACGCTGCAGGCCACCAAAGGCCAGACCAATGCCACCGCCTGGGAGATCACCAATCCCAAGGGCAGCCATGCGCTGGCCGTCGGCCTTGATGCCCCGATCGAAGTCACCGTCAAGGGCTCGACCGGCTATTACACCGCCGGCATGAACAAGCAGGCGACCGTCACCGTGAAGGGCTCGGCGGGCCCGGGTGTGGCCGAGAATATGATGTCGGGCACCGTCGTGATCGAGGGCGATGCCAGCCAATATGCCGGGGCGACCGGCAATGGCGGGCTTCTGGTCATCAAAGGCAATGCATCATCGCGTTGCGGCATTTCGATGAAGGGCATCAATATCGTCGTGCATGGCAATATCGGCCATATGTCGGCTTTCATGGCACAATCGGGCAATCTGGTGGTGCTGGGCGATGCCGGTGACGCGCTTGGCGACAGCCTTTACGAGGCACGGCTTTTCGTGCGCGGCTCGGTCAAATCCCTCGGTGCCGATTGCATCGAGAAAGAGATGCGCCCCGAGCATATCGCCATCCTCCAGGACCTGCTGGCCCAGGCGGGCGCGGATGCAAAGCCCGAAGAGTTCAAACGCTACGGCTCGGCCCGCAAGCTCTATAACTTCAACATCGACAATGCGTCGGCCTATTGAGGATCATGCCCATGAAAGACGAGCAAAAAGTGATCCCGCAGACCGTGCCGCGCCAGTCCTGGACCTATAGCCAGGAGATCAATTCCGAGATCCGCCGCGCCGCGGCGACCGGCATCTATGACATCCGCGGCGGTGGCGCCAAACGCAAGCTGCCGCATTTCGACGACCTCCTGTTCCTTGGCGCCTCGATCTCGCGCTATCCGCTGGAAGGTTACCGCGAGCGCTGCGAGACCAAAGTGGTCCTCGGCACCCGTTTCGCCAAAAAGCCGATCACGCTCGATATCCCGATCACCATCGCGGGGATGAGCTTTGGCGCGCTGTCGGGCGCGGCAAAAGAGGCGCTTGGCCGCGGCGCGACGCTTTCGGGCACCTCGACCACCACCGGTGACGGCGGCATGACCCCCGAAGAGCGCGGCCATTCCAAGACCCTGGTCTATCAGTATCTGCCCTCGCGTTACGGCATGAACCCTGACGATCTGCGCCGCGCCGATGCGATCGAACTGGTGGTCGGCCAGGGCGCCAAACCGGGCGGCGGCGGCATGCTTCTGGGGCAGAAGATCTCGGACCGGGTTGCCAAAATGCGCAACCTTCCCAAGGGTATCGACCAGCGCTCGGCCTGCCGTCACCCCGACTGGACCGGCCCCGATGACCTCGAGATCAAGATCCTCGAGATCCGCGAGATCACCGGCTGGGAGAAGCCGATCTATATCAAGATCGGTGGCGCAAGGCCCTATTACGACACGACGCTGGCGGTCAAAGCGGGCGCCGATGTCGTGGTGATCGACGGTATGCAGGGCGGCACCGCCGCGACCCAGGACGTGTTCATCGAACATGTCGGCCAGCCGACGCTCGCTGCACTGCCCCAGGCGGTGAAGGCGCTGCAGGATCTGGGCATGCATCGCAAAGTGCAGCTGATCGTCTCGGGCGGCATCCGCACCGGCGCCGATGTGGCCAAGGCCCTGGCGCTTGGCGCCGATGCGGTCGCGGTCGGCACCGCCGCGCTGATTGCGCTTGGCGATAATGACCCGCATTGGGAAGCTGAGTACCAGAAGCTCGGCACCACCGCCGGGGCCTATGACGACTGGCATGAGGGCAAGGATCCCGCCGGCATCACCACCCAGGACCCCGAGCTGCAAAAGCGCCTCGACCCGGTCCAGGCGGGGCGGCGGCTCGCGAATTACCTCAAGGTGATGACGCTGGAGGCGCAGACCATCGCGCGGGCCTGCGGCAAGAACCATGTCCATAATCTCGAACCGGAGGATCTCTGCGCGCTGACGGTGGAATCTGCCGCCATGGCGGGCGTGCCACTCGCGGGAACCAGCTGGATCCCGGGGCGCGGCGGCTACTGAACTGCTTTGGAAAGCCGGTCCGGATCTGGGCCGGCTTTCCCTTTCACAACATCGGGCCAGCCCCTCGACGGGCCAGCTGCATCAAAACAACAGGGAATCGAACAAAATGGCCTTGGACAAAGGGCAAAGCGCAAAGCCGCAGACCGGTGCCGAACTGAAGGCATATGCCGAAGCACGCGGCATCCGCTATTTCATGATCTCCTTCACTGACCTTCTCGGCTATCAGCGCGCCAAGCTGGTGCCGACCTGCGCGATCGAGGGAATGTGCAAGGATGGCGCCGGTTTCGCAGGCTTTGCGACCTGGCTTGACGTCACCCCGGCGCATCCCGATATGCTGGCCGTCCCCGACCCCTCGACCGTGATCCAGCTGCCCTGGAACCCCGAAGTCGCCTGGGTCGCCTCGAACCCGGTCATGTCGGAAAAGCCCCTCGACCAGGCGCCGCGCAATGTGCTCCGGAAGCTGGTCGATGAAGCCGCCGAGCTGGGCCTGCGCGTCAAAACCGGCGTCGAGCCGGAATTCTTCCTGCTCAACCCCGATGGCTCCGCTGTCGCCGATGAATTCGACGATGCGGTCAAGCCCTGCTATGATCAGAACGCCATCCTGCGCCGCTATGACCTGATCAAAGAGATCGCCGATGCGATGCTCGATCTCGGCTGGGAACCCTATCAGAACGACCATGAAGACGCGAATGGCCAGTTCGAGATGAACTGGAAATATGACGATGTGCTGGCCACCGCCGACAAGCACGCCTTCTTCAAATTCATGACCCGCGTTCTGGCCGAGAAATACGGGCTGCGCGCCACCTTCATGCCCAAACCCCTGATGGGCAAGACCGGCAATGGCTGCCATGCCCATATCTCGGTCTGGACCATGGACGGCAAGGCAAACGCGTTTTCCGATGACAGCAAAGAGCTCGGCCTCTCCGATAAGGGCCGCGCCTTCCTCGGCGGCATCATGAAACACGCCTCGGCGCTGGCGCTGATCTGCAACCCGACGGTGAACAGCTACAAGCGCATCAACGCGCCCCGCACCTCGTCAGGCGCCACCTGGGCCCCGAATTCGGTGACCTGGACCGGCAATAACCGCACCCATATGGTCCGCGTCCCCGGCCCCGGCCGGTTCGAGCTCCGCCTGCCCGACGGCGCCGCAAACCCCTATCTGATGCAGGCCGTCATCCTCGCCGCCGGCCTCGACGGCATCCGCACCAATGCCGATCCGGGCCCGCGCTCCGACATCAATTTCTACACCGAAGGCCATCTGATCAAAGACGCGCCGAAACTGCCTTTGAACCTCCTCGACGCCATCCGCGCCTTCGACGCCGATGAAGGCCTCAAAGCCGCCCTCGGCGAGGAATTCTCAAACGCCTTCATCAAGATGAAAACCCAGGAATGGAACGAATATTGCGGCCATTTCACACAATGGGAAAAACAAAATACTCTCGATATCTGAGGTCAGATAAGTGAAAGAAACGCCGCCCGGAATGATCTCCGGGCGGCGTTTTCTGTTGCAAATCTGTCAGTTCAATGCGGCTTGCCTGGTCTCGGCATCTATCGTCCAGGCCAGCAGCGCCGCCAGGGCCAGGAGGCCCGAGAACAGCCCGATCGCCATGGCCGTGTCCTGGATGAAGAGATGCACCAGAACCGAAGGCGCCAGCAAGCCGCCCAGCCGCGCCATCGCCCCGGCCGCCCCCATGCCGGTCGCACGGCTTGCGGTCGGATAAAGCTCGGGCGTGAAGGCATAAAGCGCGCCCCAGGTGCCCAAAAGCGCAAAACTCATCACCATCAGCGCGGTCGCGATCAGCACAGGACCGGTCGAGAGGGTGAACAAAAGACAGGCCGCCGCGCTCAGGACAAGAAAGCTGATCAGCGTCTTGCGCCGCCCCCAGGCCTCAACCCCCCAGGCCGCCAGCGCATAGCCGGGGATCTGCGCCAGGGCCAGCACCACGAGGAAGCCATAACCCCGTACAAAGCCGAAGCCCTCATTCGCCAGCCGCGCCGGCATCCAGGTGAAGACCCCGTAATAGCTCA
It encodes:
- the glnT gene encoding type III glutamate--ammonia ligase, which produces MALDKGQSAKPQTGAELKAYAEARGIRYFMISFTDLLGYQRAKLVPTCAIEGMCKDGAGFAGFATWLDVTPAHPDMLAVPDPSTVIQLPWNPEVAWVASNPVMSEKPLDQAPRNVLRKLVDEAAELGLRVKTGVEPEFFLLNPDGSAVADEFDDAVKPCYDQNAILRRYDLIKEIADAMLDLGWEPYQNDHEDANGQFEMNWKYDDVLATADKHAFFKFMTRVLAEKYGLRATFMPKPLMGKTGNGCHAHISVWTMDGKANAFSDDSKELGLSDKGRAFLGGIMKHASALALICNPTVNSYKRINAPRTSSGATWAPNSVTWTGNNRTHMVRVPGPGRFELRLPDGAANPYLMQAVILAAGLDGIRTNADPGPRSDINFYTEGHLIKDAPKLPLNLLDAIRAFDADEGLKAALGEEFSNAFIKMKTQEWNEYCGHFTQWEKQNTLDI